CTCAATAAACCGCCTTTTCACAAAGGCGGTTTTCTTATGGTCACAAATCAACATTAGAATGTAACATATCATTTTTTATAGAAAAGAGTATAAACCGTGTTAATCCTCGTACATTCTCTTATACTCATGCAAATATAGAACCTCAATACAATTGGACCAGTTTAGAATTGAACCAACAAAGTCCTGAATATCTAACCCTGGCATTTCATACGTCTCTTCTGTATTTACCGAACCCGTTGCGTCCTCGATCAGAGTGACTTTGAATCCTTCATGTTCGGCAGTAATTGCCGTAAACAAGCAACAATATTCTGTGTTAAATCCAACAATAAACACATGTTCCACTTGATGTTCATGTAGCCATTTCTTCAACTTCGGGTTGCTAAAGGCGTTAGGTTTACTTTTTTCCAGAATCGTATGCCGCCCAGTGTCGACTACAATCTCCAGATCCGCAGCATTCTTGTAAAAAAGTGAAGACCCCTCATGATCATAGTCTACATGCTTCAAGTAAATGACCGGTTCATTCCGCTGGTCAAAATCAGCGATAACAGCTTTAATTTTCTCCAGCTGTGCTGTGAAATCTCTTAATGACGTAATCCCGTATTGCACATCCAATACCATCAGTGCTTTGTTCATATGCTCTCCCCGTGCTTTAGTAGATCGAAAAGCGTTTTCCCCAATACACTACTTCTTTTGCTTCTTTTCCTGAGCCTTCTTCACATTTTCCTGCACCCGAAATTCCACGATCCGGCGGATCAATTCTTCTGGCAATGGTTGATCCAACGGAAACTGCACTGATCCTTTGGCTCCTTTATACCGTGAGAGTTCTTCCTTAAACGCTTCGATCCCACTGGCACCCGGGTAAAATCCGATATGCTTAGAGTACGCTGCAAAATGAACCAAGTTTCCGTGCTCTGCATATGTTGGCATCTTGTAACTGATCTTCTCCACGGCATTGGGAGCGGAATCGCGAATAATCTGTCTTAATGCTTGTAATTTGACCTGTACATCCGAAGGAAATTGCGAGATATATTCATCTACTAGCACATCAAAAGAGGTACTCTCTGACATCTTGAACTCCTTCCACCACGTCCATTCGTGGTATGAGCATTTTTCACAACGTCATGGCTCGGCCATTTCGCATCAGATAATCCTCTTTGGCTTTGTAATCAGGCATAATACTGCCCACACGGCGCCAGAACGAACGATCATGATTCATATGATGGATATGGCATAACTCATGAATGATCACGTAATCAATCACCTCTAGTGGAGCCATCGCCAAGCGGTAGTTAAACGTCAGCTTTTTATCCCAACTACAGCTTCCCCACTTGGTCGCCGATTCCACGATATCCACAGACTTCGGCTTCACCTTCAACTCCTGCTGGTAACGGCCGATACGCTCACCGATCATTCTTTTACACTCCGCAAAATAAAACTTCTTCAGATTCGCACGCAAATCCTCTTCCGAACGTCCCTCTACGTCAATTAACTCATGCAGCGCATGTTCTTTGCCAAAGAGCAGAAACTTCCCTTTGCCCTCCTCTTCATATTCTTTCGCTTGAGGACCATCCAACGCCTGCTGCATCAGAGCTGATTTCGTCAAAATAACGTCCCCATGCTGCGCAACTAGCTGCCGGATCATGTCTTCGCTAGTACCATTGGGAGCCTTGATTGTGACCATATAGGGTAAATCCATCGTAATGGAAGCTTTCTTCCGTTTCCCATATTCAATATGACAGTTAATGATGTGATTGTTTATTTCAATAGTTAGCATAACCTGCTCCACTTCTTCCGATATTTCAATTTCAATTTATTCATTCAGATTGTAACCCATTCAGTAACTCTATGCATAATGTTTCGCAACAATATATATCTTATATTGAATTTTTATTCATTAATATGTATTATTATAAAATCATAAGATAGGAGGATAGATATGACCCTTAGATCGAATTCGGAATACAAAACGATTGAGGAACTATCCCTCAACCATTGGCAGCCCTTATCCACCTTGCTTTTTGACGGATGGGTACTGCGTTTTTCAGAGGGATTTACGAAGCGCGCCAACTCCATTCAACCTATCCACTACTCTACCCAAGATGTGCATGAAAAGATCGAGCAATGTGAGCGAATCTACGCCTCCAATCAATTAAGTACCATATTCAAGATTACGCCGTTTATCCAGCCGGATCATCTCGACCAGCTTTTGCATGAAAAGGGGTATGATGTTGTAGATCTGAGCCGGGTCCAGACTCGGAGCCTGGAAACCATTAAGGAGCCTGAGCACGCTGATGTAAAAATGGACGAACAGTTAACCGGAGAGTGGTTGGATCACTTTTGCAGACTGAATCAGGTAAATGATCTGTATCGGGGAACGATGAAACAAATGTTAAACAACATCCGTACGCGCACAGGTTTCATCTCGCTGTTCATCGACGGACAAGTCGTTGCGTGTGGATTCGGTGTGGTGGAACGAGGTTATATTGGATTGTATGACATCATTACGGACGCTAACTTCCGGAATCGGGGATTGGCCGAGCAGATGATCCTTCATCTGTTGCATTGGGGAAAAGAGAATGGTGCTACCTCCAGTTACCTGCAAGTCGTTGCTAATAATGCTCCCGCATTAAAACTGTATGCCAAACTTGGATTCTCCGAAATCTATTCATACTGGTATAGGGTCAAGAAAGCTTAGGCTTTTCTGTAATCACTCCACTAGCTAGCTAATGGTTTTATAATCTATAAACTTTTCAGTTCATTGAAGTCCTTACCCAGAAGCACACTCAATCTGCCGGACATCCCTTGTGCAGAAGACACGCTCACATAAAACAAGCCCCTTGACCAAGCTTGGTCACTCCAATACGTATGCTCTTTTCCATCTGCTGGGACAGTATAAGACATTTTTGCGATTCCAGCAGTAGATTCTTGGTTAATCGTGAACGTGAACGCTTTCGAACCGGTATTTTTAAAGCTCACTTTCACACATTCAAATCCCTCCGGGATATTAAACTGTTTTGTAGTCGCAGTGCCTGCGAGATCCTCATTATTAATTACTGATAATGTG
Above is a window of Paenibacillus sp. E222 DNA encoding:
- a CDS encoding iron chaperone codes for the protein MSESTSFDVLVDEYISQFPSDVQVKLQALRQIIRDSAPNAVEKISYKMPTYAEHGNLVHFAAYSKHIGFYPGASGIEAFKEELSRYKGAKGSVQFPLDQPLPEELIRRIVEFRVQENVKKAQEKKQKK
- a CDS encoding M48 family metallopeptidase — its product is MLTIEINNHIINCHIEYGKRKKASITMDLPYMVTIKAPNGTSEDMIRQLVAQHGDVILTKSALMQQALDGPQAKEYEEEGKGKFLLFGKEHALHELIDVEGRSEEDLRANLKKFYFAECKRMIGERIGRYQQELKVKPKSVDIVESATKWGSCSWDKKLTFNYRLAMAPLEVIDYVIIHELCHIHHMNHDRSFWRRVGSIMPDYKAKEDYLMRNGRAMTL
- a CDS encoding GNAT family N-acetyltransferase; this encodes MTLRSNSEYKTIEELSLNHWQPLSTLLFDGWVLRFSEGFTKRANSIQPIHYSTQDVHEKIEQCERIYASNQLSTIFKITPFIQPDHLDQLLHEKGYDVVDLSRVQTRSLETIKEPEHADVKMDEQLTGEWLDHFCRLNQVNDLYRGTMKQMLNNIRTRTGFISLFIDGQVVACGFGVVERGYIGLYDIITDANFRNRGLAEQMILHLLHWGKENGATSSYLQVVANNAPALKLYAKLGFSEIYSYWYRVKKA
- a CDS encoding phospholipase domain-containing protein produces the protein MKHIKMAMAVLAATAIITTVITTALMNNETVVTTSTPSTLSVINNEDLAGTATTKQFNIPEGFECVKVSFKNTGSKAFTFTINQESTAGIAKMSYTVPADGKEHTYWSDQAWSRGLFYVSVSSAQGMSGRLSVLLGKDFNELKSL
- a CDS encoding isochorismatase family protein; the protein is MNKALMVLDVQYGITSLRDFTAQLEKIKAVIADFDQRNEPVIYLKHVDYDHEGSSLFYKNAADLEIVVDTGRHTILEKSKPNAFSNPKLKKWLHEHQVEHVFIVGFNTEYCCLFTAITAEHEGFKVTLIEDATGSVNTEETYEMPGLDIQDFVGSILNWSNCIEVLYLHEYKRMYED